ataatttttccaaaatctatatatttatataaagtaGAAAAGTATTTTCATGATACTGTTACATAACATTCTACTTTATGGTATTGTCACGTGGCATTGTCTATTATATTATCATGTGATTTTTCCTAttaaattttctccatttttaattaataatttatttaattatttttaaattataattaagttattaattctctAATTGTATGTGtaacttaaaaattatttaatagttatcctcttaatattataataagtagctAGACATAAATAAGttacaatatattaataaattttaaaaatataaggactaataTATAAATTTCACTAAATCTCAtatattaaattgtaatttactcTAATGATATTTAGGTAATTTTCCCGCTTTGCTAGTGACGCATAAGCTCGAGGTATCTTTTTGTCAGAGAATTAACTTTAAGACCCCCTTGAAAATTACACGAAATCACaagataattttttataatttctcttatatgttttataaaaaaaaaaaattaaaaccctATACACCTCTTCTGCTTAATATTCATCATTGTAAAATTTAATAACTcggcaacatttttttttttttaccatactAGCAAGTGATGAAATAGGTAGAATTTTAACCTAGTGATGACCAATGCAATTAATTTAACAATAGCATCATGGCATGTACAACTTGTTTCCACATTTGCACCTCCATGCTTCTGGGTAGTACTCAGTTGTAACCGGAGTTCCAGGCGGCACCGGCACATGCACTGGCTTACACGGAGTGCATTTGTCGCACTTGGAGGTGCATCGCGGTGGTGACGATCCAGGGCCACTTAAAATTCCCCTTCTTGTACTCGAGGAAAATCCCAT
This genomic window from Hevea brasiliensis isolate MT/VB/25A 57/8 unplaced genomic scaffold, ASM3005281v1 Scaf487, whole genome shotgun sequence contains:
- the LOC110647659 gene encoding EPIDERMAL PATTERNING FACTOR-like protein 6 isoform X1, with protein sequence MTFKHKPAAPFYCFFFFFFFSCALLSTITSTATCMGIRCPFSGKPDFYFQDFVKRRDEENMGFSSSTRRGILSGPGSSPPRCTSKCDKCTPCKPVHVPVPPGTPVTTEYYPEAWRCKCGNKLYMP
- the LOC110647659 gene encoding EPIDERMAL PATTERNING FACTOR-like protein 6 isoform X2, which codes for MTFKHKPAAPFYCFFFFFFFSCALLSTITSTATCIRCPFSGKPDFYFQDFVKRRDEENMGFSSSTRRGILSGPGSSPPRCTSKCDKCTPCKPVHVPVPPGTPVTTEYYPEAWRCKCGNKLYMP
- the LOC110647659 gene encoding EPIDERMAL PATTERNING FACTOR-like protein 6 isoform X3, translated to MSSSSSAGGIRCPFSGKPDFYFQDFVKRRDEENMGFSSSTRRGILSGPGSSPPRCTSKCDKCTPCKPVHVPVPPGTPVTTEYYPEAWRCKCGNKLYMP